A stretch of Nonomuraea africana DNA encodes these proteins:
- a CDS encoding lysophospholipid acyltransferase family protein yields MIPITEAPSYTAPEDSLAELLAFVRRRIAGEYEVDEFGYDAELTDKVLLELIRPLYRHWFRVETLGLGNIPDDSGALIVANHSGTLPVDALMMQVAVHDEARRALRLLGADLVYQLPVLGHLSRKTGHTLACREDADRLLRKGELVGVFPEGFKGVGKPFSERYQLQRFGRGGFVASAIRAGVPIVPTAIVGAEEIYPKIGDLRHLARVLGLPYLPITPFFPWFGPLGLVPLPSKWMIEFGEPIRTDSYDASAADDPMLVFELTDHVREVVQQLLTALRLRRGHAFF; encoded by the coding sequence GTGATTCCCATCACCGAGGCGCCGTCCTACACCGCGCCCGAAGACTCCCTCGCCGAGCTGCTGGCCTTCGTCCGCCGCCGCATCGCGGGCGAGTACGAGGTGGACGAGTTCGGCTACGACGCCGAGCTCACCGACAAGGTCCTGCTCGAGCTGATCAGGCCCCTCTACCGGCACTGGTTCCGCGTCGAGACCCTCGGCCTCGGCAACATCCCGGACGACAGCGGCGCCCTGATCGTCGCCAACCACTCGGGCACGCTTCCCGTCGACGCGCTGATGATGCAGGTCGCCGTGCACGACGAGGCGCGACGCGCACTGCGCCTGCTCGGCGCAGACCTGGTCTACCAGCTGCCGGTCCTCGGCCACCTGTCGCGCAAGACGGGTCACACGCTGGCCTGCCGCGAGGACGCCGACCGCCTGCTGCGCAAGGGTGAGCTCGTCGGGGTCTTCCCCGAGGGTTTCAAGGGCGTCGGCAAGCCGTTCTCGGAGCGATACCAGCTGCAGCGCTTCGGCAGGGGCGGCTTCGTCGCCTCGGCCATCCGCGCGGGCGTGCCCATCGTGCCCACGGCCATCGTCGGGGCGGAGGAGATCTACCCGAAGATCGGCGACCTGCGTCACCTGGCGCGCGTCCTCGGCCTGCCGTACCTGCCGATCACGCCGTTCTTCCCGTGGTTCGGGCCGCTCGGCCTGGTGCCGCTGCCGTCCAAGTGGATGATCGAGTTCGGCGAGCCGATCCGCACCGACAGCTACGACGCCTCGGCGGCCGACGACCCGATGCTCGTCTTCGAGCTCACCGACCACGTGCGCGAGGTCGTCCAGCAGCTGCTCACGGCCCTTCGCCTACGCCGCGGTCACGCCTTCTTCTGA
- a CDS encoding alpha/beta fold hydrolase translates to MRAWKVAAGVLAGVAIGAAARARRGSVPQPLRGRVLTVTTPDGVRLAVEVDSPESPSYAVVFAHGWVLNRHSWHFQREALAGRAMLVSYDQRGHGDSTAGPPDCCTIEQLGEDLHTVISAVVPSELPVVVVGHSMGGMTVMGLAAAHPELFGSRIVGAALVSTSSGRLGESTFGLPGVFGRLAPRVTPRVMSALRDPLITPVTTLPLTRYMAFGPRAEHLRFVNRMVAATPAAVMAGFFHGMVAHDKLAALSALSEVPTLVMVGAHDRLTPLVHSHRIAEALPSARLVVVPGAGHMLALERPSVVGAELSALLERCRPES, encoded by the coding sequence ATGAGAGCGTGGAAGGTCGCCGCGGGGGTGCTGGCAGGTGTGGCCATCGGGGCTGCGGCCCGCGCGCGGAGGGGCTCGGTGCCCCAGCCGCTGCGCGGACGGGTCCTCACCGTCACCACCCCCGACGGCGTACGGCTGGCGGTGGAGGTCGACTCGCCGGAGTCACCGTCGTACGCCGTGGTGTTCGCCCACGGCTGGGTGCTCAACAGGCACTCGTGGCACTTCCAGCGTGAGGCGCTGGCGGGCCGGGCCATGCTGGTCTCCTACGACCAGCGCGGCCACGGCGACTCCACCGCCGGCCCGCCCGACTGCTGCACGATCGAGCAGCTAGGCGAGGACCTGCACACGGTGATCTCCGCCGTCGTGCCGTCCGAGCTGCCGGTGGTGGTGGTCGGCCACTCGATGGGCGGGATGACGGTGATGGGTCTGGCCGCGGCCCACCCCGAGCTGTTCGGCTCACGCATCGTCGGCGCGGCCCTCGTCAGCACGTCGTCGGGACGGCTGGGCGAGAGCACGTTCGGCCTGCCGGGCGTGTTCGGCCGGCTCGCGCCGAGGGTGACCCCGCGCGTCATGAGCGCGCTCAGGGACCCGCTGATCACCCCGGTCACCACGCTGCCCCTCACCCGGTACATGGCCTTCGGCCCTCGGGCGGAGCACCTCCGCTTCGTCAACCGCATGGTCGCGGCCACGCCCGCCGCGGTGATGGCGGGCTTCTTCCACGGCATGGTCGCCCACGACAAGCTGGCGGCGCTGTCCGCGCTCAGCGAGGTGCCGACGCTGGTGATGGTCGGCGCGCACGACCGCCTCACCCCGCTGGTCCACAGCCACAGGATCGCCGAGGCGCTGCCCTCCGCCCGGCTGGTCGTGGTGCCGGGAGCCGGGCACATGCTGGCGCTCGAACGTCCCTCGGTGGTCGGCGCCGAACTGTCCGCCCTGCTGGAACGGTGTCGGCCAGAAAGCTGA
- a CDS encoding sigma-70 family RNA polymerase sigma factor, which yields MPESWSFAGLLPPAAVGGARTSELVVREDAQEADHGELRALVLRAKAGDSDAFGTLYDRYLDLVYRYIYFRVGSHPLAEDLTSETFLRALRRISDFTWQGRDFGAWLVTIARNLVADHFKSGRYRLEVSTAEVLDVPLEGAHIPENAVVTAIINDRVLRAVRDLNPEQQECVVLRFLHGLSLAETALIMGKKSGAIKALQFRAIRSLARALKPDLA from the coding sequence ATGCCTGAATCGTGGTCGTTCGCCGGGCTACTTCCTCCAGCGGCCGTTGGAGGAGCACGGACGAGCGAGCTTGTCGTGCGCGAAGACGCCCAGGAGGCGGACCACGGCGAGCTGCGCGCGCTGGTCCTGCGGGCGAAAGCCGGCGACAGCGACGCCTTCGGAACGCTCTACGACCGCTATCTGGACCTCGTCTATCGCTACATCTACTTCAGGGTCGGCTCCCATCCCCTCGCCGAGGATCTCACCAGCGAGACCTTTCTTCGCGCGCTCCGCCGGATCAGCGACTTCACCTGGCAGGGCCGTGACTTCGGCGCCTGGCTCGTGACCATCGCGCGGAACCTGGTCGCCGACCATTTCAAGTCAGGCAGGTACCGCCTGGAGGTCTCGACCGCCGAGGTGCTGGACGTGCCGCTCGAAGGGGCGCACATCCCGGAGAACGCCGTCGTCACGGCGATCATCAACGACCGCGTGCTGCGAGCGGTCCGTGACCTCAATCCCGAGCAGCAGGAATGCGTCGTCCTGAGGTTCCTGCACGGACTGTCACTCGCGGAGACCGCGCTGATCATGGGGAAGAAGAGTGGAGCGATCAAAGCGCTGCAGTTCCGTGCGATTCGCTCGCTGGCCAGGGCCCTCAAGCCCGATCTGGCGTAA
- a CDS encoding NAD-dependent epimerase/dehydratase family protein, with the protein MTHTVLVTGVSRHIGARVASVLAADPDISRVIGVDTVPPSSLTREGGISLGRTEFVRVDLRSPDIAQVIAAADIDIVVHMSLVSAPSRGGGRASMKEHNVIGTMQLLGACQRSATVRRVVVRSTTAVYGSSPKDPAVFTEDVEPHDSPSHGYAKDAVEVEGYVRGFARRRPDLTVSMLRFANFMGPGVDSPLTRYFTQPVLPTVFGFDPRLQYVHEDDAVEVLRRMALDDHPGTFNVAGEGVLLLSQCARRAGTLAVPLISPAFRLLGEVVRSAGLVDFSPEQLRLLRHGRAVDCSKLFAELGWRPKFTTAAAFDDFLRSRKGVRT; encoded by the coding sequence ATGACCCACACCGTGCTTGTCACCGGGGTCTCGCGCCACATCGGCGCCCGGGTGGCGAGCGTTCTCGCGGCAGACCCGGACATCAGCCGCGTCATCGGAGTGGACACCGTGCCGCCCTCCTCTCTCACGCGAGAAGGCGGCATCTCCCTCGGCCGGACGGAGTTCGTCCGGGTGGATCTACGCAGCCCCGACATCGCTCAGGTGATCGCGGCTGCGGACATCGACATCGTTGTGCACATGAGTCTCGTCAGCGCCCCCTCGCGGGGCGGTGGCAGGGCCTCCATGAAGGAGCACAACGTGATAGGCACCATGCAGTTGCTCGGTGCCTGCCAGCGGTCGGCGACCGTGCGTCGCGTGGTGGTTCGTTCCACCACCGCGGTCTACGGTTCGTCGCCCAAGGATCCGGCGGTGTTCACCGAGGACGTCGAACCTCACGACAGCCCGTCCCACGGCTATGCCAAGGACGCGGTCGAGGTCGAAGGCTATGTCCGGGGCTTCGCGCGCCGTCGTCCCGACCTGACGGTGTCGATGCTGCGCTTCGCCAACTTCATGGGCCCCGGCGTCGACTCGCCGCTGACGCGCTACTTCACCCAGCCCGTCCTGCCGACGGTGTTCGGTTTCGACCCCCGGCTGCAGTACGTCCACGAGGACGACGCGGTGGAGGTGCTGCGGCGGATGGCGCTGGACGACCACCCCGGCACGTTCAACGTGGCCGGGGAGGGCGTGCTCCTGCTGTCGCAGTGCGCCCGCCGAGCGGGGACGCTGGCCGTCCCGCTCATCTCGCCTGCCTTCCGGCTGCTCGGAGAGGTGGTCAGGAGCGCCGGCCTGGTCGACTTCTCACCCGAGCAGCTGCGCCTGCTGCGCCACGGCAGGGCGGTCGACTGCTCCAAGCTCTTCGCCGAGCTGGGGTGGCGGCCCAAGTTCACCACCGCGGCGGCCTTCGACGACTTCCTGCGTTCCAGGAAAGGTGTCAGGACGTGA
- a CDS encoding RNA polymerase sigma factor: protein MTAPTHVRIRDDELIRSSLTDPEQFAELFDRYSGMLYRYVSKRLGPEPAEDLVGETFLIAFAKRKKYDPSYTDARPWLFGIVTKLLSRHHRSEAARYRALQRAPHDGVTESHVDRVVTGMTARAARPQLATALAALPARDRDVLLLIAWGDLSYEEVALALSIPVGTVRSRLNRARRKVRAALGDTNPMNEEE, encoded by the coding sequence TTGACCGCGCCGACTCACGTCAGGATCAGGGACGACGAGCTGATCCGAAGTTCCCTGACCGACCCCGAGCAGTTCGCCGAGCTGTTCGACCGCTACTCGGGCATGCTGTACCGCTACGTCTCCAAGCGCCTCGGTCCCGAACCGGCCGAGGACCTGGTCGGGGAGACGTTCCTGATCGCGTTCGCGAAGCGGAAGAAGTACGACCCGTCCTACACGGACGCGAGGCCGTGGCTGTTCGGGATCGTCACCAAGCTCCTGTCGCGCCACCATCGCAGCGAGGCGGCCCGCTACCGGGCACTGCAGCGCGCCCCGCACGACGGCGTGACCGAGTCGCACGTGGACCGGGTGGTGACGGGGATGACGGCGCGGGCCGCCCGACCGCAGCTGGCCACCGCTCTCGCCGCGCTGCCCGCCAGGGACAGGGACGTGCTGCTGCTGATCGCGTGGGGCGACCTGTCGTACGAGGAGGTCGCCCTGGCGCTGTCCATTCCCGTCGGGACCGTGCGCTCCCGGCTGAACAGGGCCCGCAGGAAGGTCCGCGCGGCGCTCGGCGACACCAACCCGATGAACGAGGAGGAGTGA
- a CDS encoding redox-sensing transcriptional repressor Rex gives MMRQPQPRDRGIPEATVARLPLYLRALNGMAERGIATVSSEDLASAAGVNSAKLRKDLSHLGSYGTRGVGYDVEYLVYQISRELGLTQDWAVAIVGVGNLGRALANYGGFVSRGFRVAALLDADPEIVGDDIAGLNVEHIDELEAVIKRRGVSIVVLATPAAAAQELCDRVIAAGVTSILNFAPVVLSVPDTVDVRKVDLSIELQILAFHEQRKADRMSGGPLMAVDSQ, from the coding sequence GTGATGCGTCAGCCCCAACCGCGTGACCGCGGCATCCCTGAGGCGACGGTGGCCAGGCTGCCGTTGTACCTGCGGGCGCTCAACGGGATGGCCGAGCGCGGCATCGCGACGGTGAGCTCCGAGGACCTCGCCTCGGCGGCCGGAGTCAACTCCGCCAAGCTCCGCAAGGATCTGTCACATCTCGGCTCGTACGGCACGCGCGGCGTAGGCTATGACGTGGAGTACCTCGTCTACCAGATCTCCCGTGAACTCGGTCTGACCCAGGACTGGGCGGTGGCCATCGTCGGAGTCGGTAACCTCGGCCGCGCCCTGGCCAACTACGGCGGCTTCGTCTCGCGTGGATTCAGAGTCGCCGCGTTGCTCGACGCCGACCCCGAAATCGTGGGCGACGACATAGCGGGGTTGAATGTTGAGCACATCGACGAACTGGAAGCCGTCATCAAGAGACGCGGAGTCTCGATCGTCGTGCTGGCCACCCCAGCGGCCGCGGCGCAGGAGTTGTGCGACCGGGTGATCGCGGCCGGGGTGACGAGCATCCTGAACTTCGCCCCCGTCGTGCTTTCGGTGCCCGACACTGTCGATGTCCGTAAGGTCGACCTATCGATCGAGCTGCAGATCCTTGCGTTCCACGAGCAGCGCAAAGCGGATCGGATGAGTGGGGGGCCACTTATGGCCGTGGACAGCCAGTGA
- a CDS encoding DUF5667 domain-containing protein, with translation MGRSRHRRHDDLLRQLTDLGDNLPLGPGPDPAFRARLRETLMSETFAAAPVPERRRQWRWLTPVLSAGMAMVMVLSVMVTYKAVPGDLLYPLKRAAEGAIYDLNPDKADGELEAAAKRAEELRALLDAGGGGPHVGATLQEMEESTRSAMERMDRAAPRDQEKINKFVEEQHKAVDPMLERLNDVDQEQASGYLDYIDGLRLPAG, from the coding sequence ATGGGTAGGTCACGGCATCGGCGCCATGATGACCTTCTGCGCCAACTCACCGACCTGGGGGACAATCTCCCGCTGGGCCCCGGTCCCGATCCGGCGTTCAGAGCCAGGCTGCGCGAGACCCTCATGTCCGAGACCTTCGCCGCCGCGCCCGTCCCCGAACGGCGCAGGCAGTGGCGATGGCTGACCCCCGTGCTGTCGGCGGGCATGGCGATGGTGATGGTGCTGTCGGTCATGGTGACCTACAAGGCGGTGCCCGGCGACCTGCTCTACCCGCTCAAGCGCGCGGCCGAGGGCGCGATCTACGACCTCAACCCCGACAAGGCGGACGGCGAGCTGGAGGCGGCCGCGAAGCGGGCCGAGGAACTGAGGGCACTGCTCGACGCCGGCGGAGGCGGACCGCACGTCGGCGCCACGCTCCAGGAGATGGAGGAGAGCACGCGCTCGGCGATGGAACGGATGGACAGGGCGGCCCCCCGGGACCAGGAGAAGATCAACAAATTCGTCGAGGAGCAGCACAAGGCGGTCGACCCCATGCTGGAACGGCTCAACGACGTCGACCAGGAACAGGCCAGCGGCTACCTCGACTACATCGACGGCCTCCGCCTCCCTGCCGGCTGA
- a CDS encoding putative quinol monooxygenase: MELLVAVIAFAGALLAGIAAYALVRRLQEEREGWLIAWTVAAVALCVSLAVIGLGGLTSFGALTFRLYQLFGALLAPLWLAIGLIQLLAEKGRVSFATWLLGTATTIVATYIVVLDPIRDEAKFQTETLPAASHWGLVAGAVLTGVHALVVLVMLGCLAVAGLRWRKGDEYDTDNMHAALVIAPSGIALVGAVRFSVPAVFTVALLLVAAAAVWYAVLRPLAPYDDEEDEIDDEAWETRPSGRRAVQEPAQAPAPAQPRRSGLGDLVAEYRAGEQEIDYAARMSPASDAFAAGPATGYVMSANGADAPLPQSGPQSNGYHTGTHPSGAHPSGAHQGGGPQTGPHGIPQPQAPQAAPETGMFGVPDGLAASQGYGRAAREPEYGMPGTGSLYPGAEIYPGAESPAFGTGAHTAPAVGTSRPSPNIYGLLTVFTIMDGSGDAFDRLAEETVDAVRRSEPDTLVYACHAVKSAPLQRIVYELYRDEVAYVDHQRQPHVERFLTERQSMVLATNVIELNVNAAKVVPLPTAFQL, from the coding sequence ATGGAACTCCTCGTCGCAGTGATCGCGTTCGCCGGCGCTCTGCTCGCAGGGATCGCCGCGTACGCCTTGGTGCGCCGCCTCCAAGAAGAGCGTGAAGGCTGGCTGATCGCCTGGACGGTGGCCGCGGTCGCACTGTGCGTGTCACTGGCTGTGATCGGATTGGGCGGCCTCACGTCGTTCGGCGCCCTCACCTTCAGGCTCTACCAGCTGTTCGGAGCCCTCCTCGCGCCGCTCTGGCTGGCCATCGGCCTCATCCAGCTGCTCGCGGAGAAGGGCAGGGTGAGCTTCGCCACCTGGCTGCTCGGCACCGCCACCACCATCGTCGCCACCTACATCGTCGTTCTCGACCCGATCCGCGACGAGGCGAAGTTCCAGACCGAGACCCTGCCCGCGGCGAGCCACTGGGGCCTGGTCGCAGGCGCCGTCCTGACCGGCGTGCACGCCCTGGTCGTGCTGGTCATGCTGGGCTGCCTGGCGGTGGCCGGCCTGCGCTGGCGCAAGGGCGACGAGTACGACACCGACAACATGCACGCGGCCCTAGTGATCGCGCCCAGCGGCATCGCGCTGGTGGGCGCCGTGCGCTTCAGCGTGCCGGCCGTCTTCACCGTCGCGCTGCTCCTGGTCGCCGCGGCCGCGGTCTGGTACGCCGTGCTGCGCCCGCTCGCGCCGTACGACGACGAGGAGGACGAGATCGACGACGAGGCCTGGGAGACCCGCCCCTCCGGGCGCAGAGCCGTTCAGGAGCCCGCTCAGGCGCCCGCGCCCGCCCAGCCCCGGAGGTCAGGACTGGGCGACCTGGTGGCCGAGTACCGGGCGGGCGAGCAGGAGATCGACTACGCCGCGCGCATGTCGCCCGCCTCCGACGCCTTCGCCGCGGGGCCCGCCACCGGCTACGTCATGTCGGCCAACGGCGCCGACGCGCCCCTTCCGCAGAGCGGTCCCCAGAGCAACGGCTACCACACGGGCACCCATCCGAGCGGCGCCCATCCGAGCGGCGCGCACCAGGGCGGGGGCCCGCAGACCGGCCCCCACGGCATCCCTCAGCCCCAGGCTCCGCAGGCGGCGCCCGAGACCGGCATGTTCGGTGTCCCCGACGGCCTGGCGGCCTCCCAGGGCTACGGCAGGGCCGCCCGAGAGCCCGAGTACGGCATGCCGGGCACCGGTTCGCTGTACCCGGGAGCGGAGATCTACCCCGGCGCGGAGAGCCCCGCGTTCGGCACCGGCGCCCACACCGCCCCCGCCGTGGGCACGTCCCGCCCCTCGCCGAACATCTACGGCCTGCTGACCGTCTTCACGATCATGGACGGCTCCGGCGACGCCTTCGACCGGCTGGCCGAGGAGACCGTCGACGCCGTACGGCGCAGCGAGCCCGACACGCTGGTCTACGCCTGCCACGCGGTGAAGTCGGCCCCGCTGCAGCGCATCGTCTACGAGCTCTACCGGGACGAGGTCGCCTACGTCGACCACCAGCGCCAGCCGCACGTGGAGCGCTTCCTCACCGAACGCCAGTCGATGGTGCTGGCCACCAACGTCATCGAGCTCAACGTCAACGCCGCGAAGGTGGTGCCGCTGCCCACGGCGTTCCAGCTCTGA
- a CDS encoding phosphatase: protein MLSRDELREHLIRTRIAGDVATSRENNLDHYRSVANRDPYFLFGLTSLQNWTYRDVLAQMAKSAGVVADPGHREGQDTIDPDRTIDALDLMADRIASALAKPSPRILFATGHPTGLLAVHLPLAAAVAARGATLLTPAEDWAYWGAGFGRKRKIRYLGDVAMLDDRGGFVHTHDSAPMEAMLAELGDIRPDLVVADHGWAGAAGEAGIATVGFADSNDPALFLGEAEGKIDVVVPLDDNVLPRYYAPLTERLVTRVSRAL from the coding sequence GTGCTGAGCCGCGACGAACTCCGCGAGCACCTGATCCGCACGCGCATCGCCGGAGATGTCGCGACCAGTCGCGAGAACAACCTCGATCACTACCGGTCGGTCGCCAACCGCGATCCCTACTTCCTCTTCGGCCTGACCAGCCTCCAGAACTGGACCTACCGCGACGTCCTCGCCCAGATGGCCAAATCGGCGGGCGTCGTCGCCGATCCGGGGCACCGCGAGGGTCAGGACACCATCGATCCCGACCGGACGATCGACGCGCTCGACCTCATGGCCGACAGGATCGCCTCAGCGCTGGCCAAGCCCTCGCCCCGGATCCTCTTCGCCACGGGCCACCCGACCGGGCTGCTCGCCGTCCACCTGCCTCTGGCGGCCGCGGTGGCGGCAAGGGGAGCGACGCTTCTGACCCCCGCCGAGGACTGGGCCTACTGGGGCGCGGGTTTCGGCAGGAAGCGCAAGATCCGCTATCTCGGCGACGTCGCGATGCTCGACGACAGGGGCGGCTTCGTCCACACCCATGACTCGGCGCCCATGGAGGCGATGCTGGCCGAGCTCGGCGACATCCGGCCTGACCTCGTCGTCGCCGACCACGGCTGGGCCGGCGCGGCCGGCGAGGCGGGCATCGCGACCGTCGGATTCGCCGACAGCAACGACCCTGCCCTCTTCCTCGGCGAGGCCGAAGGGAAGATCGATGTCGTGGTTCCTCTCGATGACAACGTGCTACCACGCTATTACGCACCGTTGACGGAGCGACTCGTCACACGTGTCTCACGTGCCCTTTGA
- a CDS encoding glutaredoxin family protein, with protein MHQITLLGKPGCHLCDDARTIISRVAAELGVPWEEIDINSSPELTEKYWEMIPVTLVDGVQHDFWKVSEARLRAALTD; from the coding sequence ATGCACCAGATCACATTGCTGGGCAAGCCCGGCTGCCATCTCTGCGACGACGCCCGGACGATCATCTCCAGGGTCGCGGCCGAGCTGGGGGTGCCGTGGGAGGAGATCGACATCAACTCCTCACCCGAGCTGACGGAGAAGTACTGGGAGATGATTCCCGTCACACTGGTCGACGGCGTGCAGCACGACTTCTGGAAGGTGTCGGAGGCGCGCCTGCGCGCGGCCCTGACCGACTGA
- a CDS encoding 30S ribosomal protein bS22, translating into MGSVIKKRRKRMAKKKHRKLLKKTRIQRRNKK; encoded by the coding sequence GTGGGCTCTGTCATCAAAAAGCGCCGCAAGCGGATGGCCAAGAAGAAGCACCGCAAGCTGCTGAAGAAGACCCGCATCCAGCGGCGTAACAAGAAGTAG
- a CDS encoding LCP family protein — translation MDDLRMLRDLGQELEHEPPASLVRQRDRYRESPRRRFRLSGWPVLGLAAAATAAAVAVPMVLIGGQQPLAGSTVPGPAGARPYKANQALNVLLIGSDTRRGEGNAKYGPLDAKQERGARADTMILLHLSADGKWAAAVNLPRDSMVDLPACEQTPAMHGMLNAALANGGLRCAWAAVESVTKVRVDHAVEVDFSGFKEMVDAVGTVRVEVPRPIDDRKSKLKLPAGVSELNGEQALGYFRLRAYGDGSDLQRIKRQQDLLASLIREVRSDPTRIGAFIEAASKAAVTDEGLGVKEMSDIARGMAEAEVSFHTVPWITSRRDPNRIEWKQPDAARLFKKIAHDQPIGR, via the coding sequence ATGGACGATCTGAGGATGCTCCGCGACCTCGGGCAGGAGCTGGAGCACGAGCCGCCCGCGTCGCTGGTGCGCCAGCGCGACCGCTACAGGGAGTCGCCGCGCCGCAGGTTCAGGCTGAGCGGCTGGCCGGTGCTGGGGCTGGCCGCCGCGGCGACCGCGGCCGCGGTGGCCGTGCCGATGGTGCTGATCGGCGGCCAGCAGCCGCTGGCGGGCAGTACGGTGCCCGGGCCCGCGGGGGCCCGCCCGTACAAGGCGAACCAGGCGCTCAACGTGCTGCTCATCGGCTCCGACACCCGCAGGGGCGAGGGCAACGCCAAGTACGGCCCGCTCGACGCCAAGCAGGAGCGGGGCGCCAGGGCGGACACGATGATCCTGCTGCACCTGTCGGCCGACGGGAAGTGGGCCGCGGCGGTGAACCTGCCCCGCGACTCCATGGTGGACCTGCCCGCCTGCGAGCAGACCCCGGCCATGCACGGAATGCTCAACGCCGCCCTCGCCAACGGCGGGCTCAGGTGCGCGTGGGCGGCCGTGGAGAGCGTGACGAAGGTCAGGGTCGACCACGCCGTCGAGGTCGACTTCTCCGGGTTCAAGGAGATGGTCGACGCGGTCGGGACCGTCCGCGTGGAGGTGCCCAGGCCGATCGACGACCGCAAGTCGAAGTTGAAGCTTCCCGCCGGAGTGAGCGAGCTCAACGGGGAGCAGGCGCTCGGCTACTTCCGGCTGCGCGCCTACGGCGACGGCAGCGACCTGCAGCGCATCAAGCGCCAGCAGGACCTGCTCGCCTCCCTCATCAGGGAGGTCAGGAGCGACCCCACCAGAATCGGCGCGTTCATCGAGGCGGCGAGCAAGGCGGCCGTCACCGATGAGGGGCTGGGGGTGAAGGAGATGTCCGACATCGCGAGGGGCATGGCGGAGGCCGAGGTCTCCTTCCACACCGTTCCCTGGATCACGAGCCGGCGCGATCCCAACCGGATCGAGTGGAAGCAGCCGGATGCCGCCCGGCTGTTCAAGAAGATCGCCCACGACCAGCCTATTGGACGCTGA
- a CDS encoding HAD family hydrolase produces the protein MRRLLRRQRATEAEIAGEVAAAAAVATLPAEPDLQAAAFFDVDNTMMRGASIYHFARGLATRGMFTSSDLLKFAVGQAVFRLRGNENPEHIAVARETALAFVAGSKVEDVVRLGEEIYDEEMSDRIWSGTRALAQSHLDAGQRVWLVTATPVELARVIAQRLGLTGALGTVAESRDGVYTGSLVGDLLHGPAKAEAVRALARREGLDLTRCTAYSDSANDLPMLSLVGHAVAINPDSELREHAKKHGWPIRDYRTGRKATLTALPIAAGLGAVAGGIAAGIALRRHYRST, from the coding sequence ATGAGGCGGCTACTTCGACGGCAACGCGCGACCGAGGCGGAGATCGCCGGAGAGGTGGCGGCAGCCGCCGCCGTGGCCACGCTCCCCGCCGAGCCCGACCTCCAGGCCGCCGCCTTCTTCGACGTGGACAACACGATGATGCGTGGCGCCTCCATCTACCACTTCGCCAGGGGTCTGGCCACGCGTGGCATGTTCACCTCCTCCGACCTGCTGAAGTTCGCGGTCGGCCAGGCGGTCTTCCGGCTGCGCGGCAACGAGAACCCCGAGCACATCGCGGTGGCGAGGGAGACGGCGCTCGCCTTCGTCGCGGGCAGCAAGGTCGAGGACGTCGTACGGCTCGGCGAGGAGATCTACGACGAGGAGATGTCCGACCGCATCTGGTCGGGCACCCGCGCCCTCGCCCAGTCGCACCTCGACGCCGGGCAGCGCGTCTGGCTGGTCACCGCGACCCCCGTCGAGCTGGCCAGGGTCATCGCGCAGCGGCTCGGCCTGACCGGCGCGCTCGGCACGGTCGCCGAGTCGCGTGACGGGGTCTACACCGGCAGCCTGGTCGGCGACCTGCTGCACGGTCCCGCCAAGGCCGAGGCCGTACGAGCGCTGGCTCGGCGCGAGGGCCTCGACCTGACCCGCTGCACCGCCTACAGCGACTCGGCGAACGACCTGCCGATGCTCTCGCTCGTGGGGCACGCGGTGGCCATCAATCCCGACTCGGAGCTGCGGGAGCACGCGAAGAAGCACGGCTGGCCGATCCGCGACTACCGCACGGGGCGCAAGGCCACGCTGACCGCGCTGCCGATCGCGGCGGGGCTGGGCGCGGTGGCGGGCGGCATCGCGGCGGGCATCGCGCTCCGCCGCCACTACCGCTCCACCTGA
- a CDS encoding helix-turn-helix domain-containing protein, with protein sequence MGAGERPLSEVKFLTVAEVATVMRVSKMTVYRLVHSGELPAIRVGRSFRVPEQAVHDYLREAYIEAG encoded by the coding sequence ATGGGTGCAGGCGAAAGACCTCTCAGCGAGGTGAAGTTCCTGACCGTGGCGGAAGTGGCCACGGTCATGCGGGTGTCCAAGATGACGGTGTACCGACTGGTGCACTCGGGCGAGTTGCCGGCCATCCGAGTCGGCCGGTCGTTCCGAGTGCCCGAGCAGGCGGTGCACGACTACCTGAGGGAGGCCTACATCGAGGCTGGATAA